One Campylobacter sp. MIT 99-7217 genomic window, AAGACTTCTTTATTTCCAACACAAAGTAAGTCAAGCTGTTTGATTTGCCCCTCAAAACTTAGGCTTTGTTCCTTAAAAAGCTCCTTATTTTTAATCAATTTTTGAAAATCCTCATTAAAAAGCAAGGCTTTAGCTCTTTTAAAGATAGAAGTTAAAGCCTGCTCATCTAAAAAATGCCTGTATTTTTTAGCCATTTGCTCGTAAATAAGATTTAAATTTTGCCCCTCTTTTATATCAATATGCTGCATTAAAAAATGAAAAGCCTCTCCAAAAAAGATTTCCTTGCTCCTTGTTTGCTCTTTGTTTGAAAGCTCTTGCAAAGGGATTTTCTCAAAGGCTTCAAGTTCATCTAAAAGCTCTTTTTGAGGCTTAATTTCATGCTCATCAGCTATAATTTCTCCTCTTTGCTGGCAGTCTAAATTTAAATAAAGCTCGCTGTTAAAATAGCTAAAATGTTTTGGTGGATTTTTTATGATGATGAGATTATTTTTTGCCCTTGTCATAGCCACATAAAGGGTATTAAGCTTATCCTCAGCGTCATTTTTTTTGCTTTTTTCTATAAAATTTTCAAAATCACTCTCTTTAGTTCTTGAGCGAAATTTATCCCTAATGCGAAGCTCTAAGCCCTTTTCAATATCAAATTCAAAGAGCAAATTATCCTTATTTGAATTTTCTCTTGTTGAAAGACTATCAAGCAAGATCACGCTTTCAAACTCAAGTCCCTTTGATTTATGCAAGGTCATTATACTAATGCCTAAATTTTCTTCATTTAAGATCTTTTCACCGCAAGGCTCAAACAAAAGTTCGAGGAAATTTTCTTTCTTACTTGCGTATTCTAAAAACTGGATCAAGGCTATATCACTTAGATCTAAACCAAGCTTTTTGATAAGATAAAGACAAATGCTAGCTGGATTTTCATATAATCTTAAACTAAGCTTAGCAGGGATAAAAAGCCTCTTTTTAAACTCCTCTAAATCGCTAGCCTTTGTGGCTCTTTTGAGTGAATACTCTTGCATTAAAGAAGCTGGATTTAGCAAACTAAGGCATTGTTCAAGATAAAGTTCATCGCCAAAAACGCAGTATTTCGCATAGCTTAAAAGCAAAGCCACACTGGCTTTATTTGCAAGATTAATATCGCTTTGCGTAAAGGCTTTGAAATGATGCGTTTTTAAAAACTCCACAAGCTCGTCAGCATCAGCATTTTTCCAACACAAAATGCAAAGTTTGTTTAAATTCACTCCCCTTTCTTTTAAAAAAACAAGTTCTTCAAACACAGCTTCAAAAATTAGCTCTTTTTTTAACTCCTTGCTTTCTTCTTTAATAGTAGCAATCTTAACAAAGCCTCCTTTTTTGCTTGGCAAGGATTTTTGAGGCTGATAATTTGGATATTTTTGCATAAAAACTTCATTTACAAAATCAACCAAAAGAGTATGGCTTCTGTAATTTGTATCAAGCTTATCAAGCTCAATGCTCTTAAACTCACTTTGCAAAAGATCAAAAAGCTCTTTTTTAGAGCTTCTAAAGCGGTAAATGCTTTGCTTTTTGTCCCCAACATAAAAAAAGCTTCTTTCTTTTTTCGTTCCTTCTCCTGAAAGAAGCTCGGCAATAAGGGGCTTTAAGATTTCATACTGCACAAGATTTGTATCTTGAAACTCATCGATTAAAAGATGAGAAATTGCTCCATCAAGCCTAAAATAAATCAGCTCACTGCTCTCACTTTGCGTAAGCTTTAGGGTATTTTTAGCTACATCATTAAAGCTTAAAATGTTTTGGGCTTTATTTGTTCTTATTTTTACCTCTTCAAAATGCTTTAAAAGTCTTAGAATTTGAGAGATTTTAAAGGCTTCAAGCTCTTTAGCATAGCTATTTATAGCCTCTATGAGCAAGGCTCTTTTATTCATAAAATGCTCATCTTCTTTTATTTTTTCAAAATAGTCATTTTCGAATTTAGAAATTAAGGGCTTTTCACACAAGGAAGCTAGATCAGCCGAGCTTTCAATACCATCAAGCTGGAAATTCTTTTGATAATTTGAGTTTGTGCTTAAATTTAAAGCATAGCTTTTAAGCTCTAAATAGCACTGATTGACTTGTTTTAAATTAGGAAAAACAGCCTTTGTAAGCTCAAAATCATAAATATTTTGATACATTTTTTCCAAATCTTTAAAAAAGCTTTTATCCACTCTTTCTAAATAAAAGGCTAAATTTGAAAGCTCTTCTTCATTTAAATTTGCAATAAAAGCATTTTTCACCTCAAGCTCCTCAGCCCTAATAGCAAAATCACTCATCAGCCCTAAATTTAAAGAAAAGGCTCTAAGCACTTTAGCAAAAAAGCTATCAAAGGTTGAAATTTTTAACTCAGCTCTAAAAAACCTAGCTTTTTTTTGATCTCTTAGGCTTAAGATCTCTTCTTTTTCTTTTGCTAAAAGCTTGCAAAGTTCGTTTAGCTCGGCACTTTTTTCTTCTTTGTGTAAGTTTAAAAAAGTGGAGATTATCCTTTCTTTCATCTCGTTTGCAGCCTTGTTTGAAAAGGTTAGGGCTAAAATTTCATTGATCCTTGCTCCCTTTAACATAAGAGCGATAAAGCGGACACTTAGAGCAAAGGTTTTTCCACTGCCAGCACTTGCTTCTAGGGCTAAAAATGGTTTAAATTCGCTCATTTTAAATCCTTTTCATAGATGAGCTTATAAGGGCAATACTCATTTTTTTGCTCATTTTCAAAACAAAGTTCTTCTTCAAGTTCGCTTTTAAGTCTTTTTAGTGTTTCTTTTAGCTCATCAAGGGTTTTAGTATCTTTGCCCTTATCTTTTTTCATATTTTGCAAATCATAAAAACAAAATTCAGCCTTTTCATCAAAAAGTAGTTGATAAAAGGCTGGCTGAAAGGATTTTTCTGGGATTTTTCCACTTTTATAATCAATAATGAGCTTAAAATTTAGCCCCTCATCTATGCGGTCTATAATGCCTTGAAGTGTGATTTTTTCATCAAGCTTTCTTTCAAGCTTATATTCTGTGTGTAAAATTTTAAAGCCTTTAGA contains:
- a CDS encoding RecB-like helicase; amino-acid sequence: MSEFKPFLALEASAGSGKTFALSVRFIALMLKGARINEILALTFSNKAANEMKERIISTFLNLHKEEKSAELNELCKLLAKEKEEILSLRDQKKARFFRAELKISTFDSFFAKVLRAFSLNLGLMSDFAIRAEELEVKNAFIANLNEEELSNLAFYLERVDKSFFKDLEKMYQNIYDFELTKAVFPNLKQVNQCYLELKSYALNLSTNSNYQKNFQLDGIESSADLASLCEKPLISKFENDYFEKIKEDEHFMNKRALLIEAINSYAKELEAFKISQILRLLKHFEEVKIRTNKAQNILSFNDVAKNTLKLTQSESSELIYFRLDGAISHLLIDEFQDTNLVQYEILKPLIAELLSGEGTKKERSFFYVGDKKQSIYRFRSSKKELFDLLQSEFKSIELDKLDTNYRSHTLLVDFVNEVFMQKYPNYQPQKSLPSKKGGFVKIATIKEESKELKKELIFEAVFEELVFLKERGVNLNKLCILCWKNADADELVEFLKTHHFKAFTQSDINLANKASVALLLSYAKYCVFGDELYLEQCLSLLNPASLMQEYSLKRATKASDLEEFKKRLFIPAKLSLRLYENPASICLYLIKKLGLDLSDIALIQFLEYASKKENFLELLFEPCGEKILNEENLGISIMTLHKSKGLEFESVILLDSLSTRENSNKDNLLFEFDIEKGLELRIRDKFRSRTKESDFENFIEKSKKNDAEDKLNTLYVAMTRAKNNLIIIKNPPKHFSYFNSELYLNLDCQQRGEIIADEHEIKPQKELLDELEAFEKIPLQELSNKEQTRSKEIFFGEAFHFLMQHIDIKEGQNLNLIYEQMAKKYRHFLDEQALTSIFKRAKALLFNEDFQKLIKNKELFKEQSLSFEGQIKQLDLLCVGNKEVFVIDYKTGQSFEDEHIKQLSFYKRAITHILKKDTTRAFLFYCLEDEIKILEV